GGATCGGACCGGGCAGCGGGTTGCCTTGCAGGTCACTGCCTTCAAAACTGCCCAGGTAGATGTGCCAGAACTTGCCGTCCTTGAGGTTGAAGAACGCCTCGATCGGGATCTTGATCTCGACCAGCGGATCGATGGTGAAGTCGATGGAAATGCCGATGGTCAGCGTGCCCCGGCCAAAGTCGAGGTCGATGACGCACAGGAACGTGCCTTCCGCGTTCTTGTCCTTGAGGGCGGGCAGCACCGCCAAGAGGTTCGCCTTGACCACCAGCAGCACGCGGGGCCCCGGCAGTTCCAGCAGAAACATGCCCTTGACGTTGAAGATGATCGGGCTGCCCATGGTTCCAAGCGTGATGCCGACGCCAAAGGCCCAGCTGTCTACATTGGTCTTCCATGCCTGCAGGTTCGTGGGGTCGCCATTGGCGCGGTTCTTGAGCCATTCAAGCGCCGGGGTCAGCGACGTGATCCCGTCCTCGTCCCGCGCATAGTGCATCGCGAACAGCCCGACAAAGCCGTAGATGCCGAACCCGGACTGCGCCAGGGGAATGGCGACCGGCAACTCGACTTCAAGGGCCACAGCCACGCCGGTGGCCGGGCCGCCTGCGCTTTCGGGAATCTGGGCGATGGCAATCTGGGCGGCGATGCGCAGCTTGACCGGGATCAGGCGCACGTCGATGCCACCCTTGATCTCGGTTCCGGCCGCACCGTCGTTGAATTCCATGTACCCGCTGCCTTCCAGGACGCCGGGCACCTTCAGCCCGGCGCCGAAAGCCGTAAGTTCGGGCGCCCCCAGCGGATCAACTGGCAGACGCACGCGGGCGCGGTCGACGGATACAACGCCCAGGTCGATGGCAAAGCCCAGGTCGATCTCGAAACTCAGCGGGTTGGTCCGGGCGATGCGTGCACCCAGCACCTGCAGGATCTGCCCCAGAGGATCGGCCACACGGATGGCACCGGGGCCCGACACGTCGATGGTATAGCCTTTGGAACTGTCAAAGACCGGACGGAACTCGAACTTGCCCCCGCCGCCCGGCGGTTCACCAAAGCTGAGACCGATGGCCTTGTACCGCACTGCAAGTGGGGTATCGCGCGGAATTTCCAACAGCGGGTCACCGCCGCCAAAGGCAATGTTGACCGATACCGCAGTCTCGACATCAAAGAGGAAACTCATCTGCCAGCGATCACCCTGACGGCGGAACGCCCCTTCGCCCCCGAACAGGATCACCCGTTCGATGTTGAAGAACCCGGCCGTGGCCAAACCCGTCGCCACCCCGATCACGGCAGCCGAGGCCACAAGCGGGGCCACGCCGCCATCGGCGGGGTTGGCGGGCGCAATCTCGGACAGAAGCGGGGTGAAGATGGTGGTCATGCCCAGCAGGTCACGGCCAAAATTCTTGGGCTTGAGGGCCTGACCGGGCAATTGCCCCGTCATGATCAGCCCGTCCTTGTCCGCCGGGTCGGCCCCGATATAAAGCTTTACCTCGTCCGTCTGGCTGGCCGGGTCGGTCTGGTAAAGGAACAAGAAATCAGTGATGCCATCGGCTGGGTTGTTGCCCACGCCGCGGATGTCATCTGGCGTCTCACCTGCCCCACCCCGTTGCAGCGCGCCCTCGACACCGGTCTGGAAGTCGATCTGCCCCGACAGTTCAAGCGCCACGAACTGGTTGCGGATGATGCGGACCTTCAGGCGCGCAGACCGGAACCAGTCCGGGGTTGCCGGTTCGTCGGGCGGCGTATCGGTGATCTGCGGCGGCGGCGGCGGGTCCGGGACATCGGGGCGGCGCACATCGCCCGTGATGACTTCTCCGGGATAGTTGACGGAAAAGCCGGTGATCTCCGCGCTCCAGTATTGCGAGCGGTTGGGGGCACCTTGCGGACGCCAGACATTATCCCGCCAACTGATGGTGAAACTTGGGCCACTTGGCGCGTCCGCCCCGGTGTAACCTGGTGGAAACCGGTCATCCAGCAAGGCGCGCAACCCTTCGGCGCGCCGCTGGCTCAGCAGCCAATTGTACTGCGCCTTGCCGTCATTGCCATCATAGCTGGCCGTGCCCGTGATCGTGACATCCTTGGGGTTGATCCGTTGCAAGACATCCGCATGCACCACATCGAAGTCGCGCGCACCGACGCGCCAGGCAGAATTCTCATCTGCGATCAGGGCCTGATCATGGCGGATGTTTCCAGCCGCACGCGAATAGTTCAGCGGGTCATTCTTGGGTGGCGTGTCATAGCGAAAATAGGCGGTCAGTGAATTGACAGTGTCGTCGGGTATGCGCGCCTCGATTGTGCGGGATTGCCCACCTGCCACATCGATATCGACCGTCGTGCCCACACTGGGCGGCCCCCCATCGACGATCCATTCGGTCGCGGGCGGCACGGTCACACCCGCCAGCGACACCCGCACTGTGCCCGCCTGGCGGTTGTCGTTCAGCAATTGAAGGGGTGGCGCAGGCAGTGACTGCGCCTCGCGGGTGATGGATGTGGTGGTCAGAATGGCCGCGAGCGGTTCGCCGGGAGGTGGCGCAATCGCGGGCGGCGCACGGCGGGCGGCCGTGATGACAAGGGTCGTTTCCTTGGGCGGTGCGCTTGTGTCCGTCGCGGTGATGGTGATCGTGCGCGTACCGGTCGCGGGTGTCGTGACGTCATGGACCACACCCGCCTGCGCACCGCTGCCCTGATCCACAGTGACCGAATATGGCGCGCGACCGCCTCGGACATCAACGGCCAGACGGGTGGTTTCCGGCAGGGCCGCGGTTGCCGTCCCCGCCCCTGTCCGCGTGATGCCAATCCCACGGCGGTCACTGGTAAAGAAATTGGCGCCGATGGCCAGATCACCACCACCCTGATTGATGACGGCCACGTCAAAATCACCGGTCACCCCGTTCGATCCGCCCAGACCGATCAAGAGGTTCTCGACACCGGCATTGACGGCAAAATCCTCGGCCCCGTTCGGGGCAAAGAAAATGCGGATCTCGGGCAGGTAAAGCCCGGTCCATGCCTCATCAAATCCAAACTGCGACAGCACTTCGGGCGGGGTGTAACCATCCGAGAGATCCAGATAGGCCGACCGGAAGCCAAATCCGACCACGCGGCCCGGACCGATAAAGGCGTGGTGCGGCTCCATCGTGACCAGCTCGGCCGCGCTCAGCGCCCCGGGATCGTCCAGACCGGAGGCCCCCAGCGACACAAGGCACACCTGCACTTGCGCATTCGCATCCGATCCCTGGGTCAGACGCAGCTTGATCTTGGGCAGATGAAACACCACGTCCCGTCTCGTGGAATGCGGAACAAGCAACCCGTCAGGCCGCATCTCTGCCGGTTGCAGGAACGGCGGGCGCAGTTCGATGCCCGCAAGGACCAGATCAAGCGTGAAACCGGTGTTGGGAAAATCAGATGGCGGCGGATCAATGGGCGGCGCATCAAGCGCATCCAGCACATCGCGCAGGGGCTGAAAATCGGCGTCCCCGCCGGGCACTGTGCCGACACCCGTTGCGATGATCGTCCCAGCCACCCGGGGCACCGTCATCGAAAACTCGACCCGCGTGTCCGTCACATCCAACCAGGGTTCTGACCGGTCGGGTTGGTTGCGTGGGTGCCCTTCCGTGTTGGCCGCCCCCGCCGTCAGCGTACCGGTGGACGGATCGAAGGTGGGCAGATCGACATCGCCGGAAAACCGCGCAACCCCACGAATGACCATACCGCCGGGACCGGTCGCGGTTTCATAACTTTCGACATAGATGACAGACAGGACGGCGTGCCAGGTTGTCGCCTCGCCGCGCAAAATATACGGCCGGAACAGGTCTACCAAAGACAGATCGAACGGCATGAGCCAATGATCCCTGCAAAATAATTGCTGAGTTTAAAAAGCGACGGAAAAACACGGTAACTGTCAGAAAATTCAACCATCGATGGATGCGTCTGTCAAACCGCGTGCGCGTAAATTCGCCACTGCCAAAGGTGTCATGGACGCGCCACGCCAGACGGCCACGTATGCCGCGCTGGCGATCAAAGCGCTTTCAATTTTTGACCTGAATGAGGGGCCATCAAGGCCGTGGGCTCGGACACTATCTGTCAAGTATGGCGCGTTGCGGCTTGAATACGAACGACTTTCTCAGCTGAAGGCACACGTGCGCGCCCACAGCTTTTCAGCGCATCCCGGCCACCCAATCCGCAAACGCCTTGGCATGTGAATTTTCGTTTGCGTGCCACAGAAAATACCCTTCTTGCGCGGGCAGTCGTGCATCGTGCGCCCGTTCCAACATACCTGTCCGCAGCGCATCCGACGCAAGAATCTCGCTCACCAGCGCCACCCCGTGACCCCGCGCGGCAAGCTGCAAGGCCATGCCAAAGGAATCAACGAACAGCGTGGGCTGACCGGCATCGCCCACGATGTCGCGCCATCGCGACCATCCGCCCGACGTCCCCACCGCTTCGATCAGGGGCAGCGTGGACAGGGGGCCGCCCAATGTCGGTGGTTTCAGCGCGACCAGTCCCGAAGGCTGCAGTTCGACGGCGCCCTGCCCCACTTGCTTGCGGGATCCAAACCGGATTTCGACATCGGCACGCGGAGCATGAAAATCGTCCGGCCAGATCGTGCTCAGGAACCGCAGGCGCACGTTCGGATGCGCTGATGTGAAGTCGGCCAATCGGGGAGAGATCATCCATTGTGTCACGCTGACGGATGCGGCAATCGTCAGCAGGTCCGCGCGCGGCCCAGCCTCGAACCCCGCGGTTGCCGCCGACAGCGTTTCCAACGCCGCCCCCACCTGAGGCAGCAAGCGCCGCCCGTCATCGGTCAGCGACAATCCCCTTGGCCTGCGCAAGAACAGCGTTGATCCAAGACGGGTCTCAAGCGCTTTGATCTGCTGGCTGACAGCCGATTGGGTCATCCCGATTTCGGCCCCGGCCGCCGTGAAACTCAGATGCCGTGCGGCCGCTTCGAAGGCCCGGAACCACGTCAACGGGGGAAGGGATTTTGCCATCACAGAAGCCTGCCATTAGTCATACTAATGCATAAGGGCATAAATCCATCATTTGTCAAAAACACGCAGCTTTTTGATGGTTGCACGACATCAAGGCTGGGGCACTCATGCAACCGAACATCCGCAAACTGGTCACGTATGAAGAAGAGGTTCTGATAGAAGGCTTCAAACGGGCCGCCGATCCCTGGCGCCTGTTTGCCGTTGCCGCTGTGGTCGAAAACCCATGGGCCGGACGGTTTGTCGAGGATCTGACGCCCGAAATCCAGGCATATGGCACAATACTGGGCGCGTTGCTGACCAACCGCATCCTTGGAATGGCGGGCGGAGGCGACGCAATCGAAGCCTATGGCAAGGCCGCAGTTGTTGGTCTGGACGGCGAAGTCGAACATGCCTCGGGCCTTATCCACACACTGCGCTTCGGCAACCACTTTCGCGAGGCGGTGGGCGCAAAGTCCTACCTCGCCTTCACGAACACGCGGGGGCCTGCGAATGCGCCAATCATGGTGCCGCTGATGGACAAGAACGATGCAGGCCGACGGTCGCATTACCTGACCATCCAGTTCGCGATCCCGGATGCGCCCCGTGCGGAAGAAGTGGTTGTTGTCCTGGGGGCCGCAACCGGCGGACGCCCGCATCACCGCATCGGTGACCGATACCAAGACCTCAAGGATCTGGGCCATGACGTGGACAACCCGGCAGCGGTCTGACCTTGGCCCGCTTGCGGCGGTCGTGGCCGGTCAGGGACCGGACATTGTCCTGCTGCACGGCGTCGGTCTGCGGGCCGAGGCGTGGAATGCGCAGATCGACGCCTTGGCGGGTCACTGCCGCGTATCGGCCATCGACCTGCCGGGGCACGGGCGCAGTGTGCGGCTGACCGCGCCATCTGGCGTGGCAGACTACACGGATGCGGTCGCGTCCTGCCTGGCCGGACCGGCCCTGATCGTTGGGCATTCCTTTGGGGCGATGATTGCGCTTGATATGGCGGCCCGGCACCCGCGGCGGGTTCTGGCAGTGGTCGCGTTGAACGCGATCAAGGGGCGCAGCCCCACCGCCGCACAGGCTGTGCAGTCGCGTGCCGCAAACCTTGATGGAACGACGAACCCGGACCCTGGCCCCACGCTGCACCGTTGGTTCGGGGCCACCGTATCGCCGGAACGCACCGCCTGTGAAGCATGGCTGACGCAGACAGACCCCGCCGGATACAAATCCGCCTATACCGTCTTTGCGAATGCTGACGGACCCACAGATGCCGATTTGCGCGCGCTTGGTTGCCCCGCGCTGTTTGCCACTGGCGCGGACGAGCCGAATTCAACCCCAGCCATGTCGCACCACATGGCCGAACTTGCACCGCACGGGCGCGCCCTGATTGTCGCCGGGGCAGCGCATATGATGCCCGTCACCCACCCAGGCATCGTAAACGACTCGCTGCACCGCTTTGCGTCCGAGGTGTTTGGATGACCGACGCGACCACCCCGAAAGACCTGTCAACAGAAGGGACCAAGTGATGGAGTTTTCGCTTTTTGCACACATGGAACGCTTGACCCCGGACCAGCCGCACGACGTGCTGCACAAGGAGTTCATTCAGCTGTGCAAGATGGCGGATGAGGGCGGCATGCGTGCGATCTGGACCGGCGAGCATCACGGGATGGAATTCACGATTGCGCCCAACCCGTTCCTGACATTGGTGGATCTGGCGCACCAGACAAAAAACGTACGCCTGGGGACAGGCACCATCGTGGCGCCCTTCTGGCACCCGATCAAATTGGCGGGCGAAGCGGCCTCGACCGACGTCATTACCGGCGGACGGATCGAACTGGGGATCGCGCGCGGGGCCTATTCCTATGAATACGAACGCATGGTGCCCGGCATGGACGCGTGGGAAGCGGGCCAACGCATGCGTGAAACTGTGCCCCTGCTGCGCGCCCTCTGGGCCGGGGATTGCGCCCATGAGGGAGAGTTCTTTCAATTCCCCGCGACAACATCCGCCCCAAAGCCCGCGCAGCCCGATGGTCCACCGATCTGGATCGCGGCGCGTGATCCCAACAGTCATGAATTCGGTGTGCACAACGGGTTCAACGTTCAGGTCACGCCGCTGTGGCAAGGTCTGGAAGAGATCGAAACACTGATGGGCCGGTTCAACGACGCCTGTGCCAGCCATGACGGTCCGCGCCCCAAGATCATGTTGCTGCACCACACCTACGTGGGATCGGATGCGGCGGACGTGGGTCTGGCCGCACAGCAACTGTCCCGCTTCTATTGCTATTTCGGGGCATGGTTTCAGAACACGCGGCCCGTCGAACAGGGGCTGATTGCCGAACTCAGTGACGCGGAGCTTGCCGCAAACAAGATGATGTCGCCTAAGAACATGCACCGCGATCTGACGATCGGCACGGTTCAGGAGGTGATTGACCAGATCAAACGCTACGAAGACCTCGGCTATGACGAGTATTCATTCTGGATCGACAGCGGTATGAGTTTCGAACGCAAGCGCGCCTCGCTGGCCCGTTTCATCGATGACGTGATGCCCGCCTTTCAATGAGGACCCGGATGACCCAGCACTACCAGCTTTTCATTGACGGCACGTGGCGCGATGGCGCTGCGGGTCAGGTCATGGCGACGCAAAACCCGGCCACGGGCAAGGACTGGGCCACCTTCGCCTGCGCCGCTCCTCAGGATGTCGATACGGCCATCGCCGCCGCCACGCGCGTGTTGAACGATCCGGCATGGCGCGACCTAAGCCAGACGCAGCGCGGCAAACTGCTCTACCGCCTTGCCGACCTGATCGAAAAGCATGCGGACCATCTGGGTCGGATCGAAACCACGGACAGTGGCAAGCTCTTGGCCGAAACCTCTGCCCAGACGGCCTATGTGGCGGATTACTACCGCTACTACGCGGGTCTGGCCGACAAGATCGAAGGCGCCGTCCTGCCCATCGACAAACCGGACATGCATGTCTTTACCAGACGCGCACCCATCGGCGTCGTGGCGGCCATTGTGCCGTGGAATGCGCAGATGTTCCTCACGGCGACCAAGCTGGGGCCAGCGCTGGCGGCAGGCTGTGCCGTTGTGTTGAAAGCGTCGGAAATCGCCCCTGCCCCCATGTTCGAATTTGCCAAATTGATCGAAGACGCTGGTTTTCCACCCGGTGTGGTATCGGTGATCACCGGCGACGCCGAAAACTGTGCCATCCCCCTTACCCGGCACCCGGATGTGGACCGCATCGCCTTTACCGGCGGGCCAGACACGGCACGGCACGTCGTCCGCAATTCAGCCGAGAATTTCGCGGTCACCACTTTGGAGTTGGGCGGCAAGTCCCCGATCCTCGTCTTTGACGATGCCGATCTGGACGGGGCGGCGAACGGGCTGATTGCGGGCAATTTCGGTGCATCCGGACAAAGCTGTGTGGCCGGGTCACGGGGGCTCGTTCAGCGCACCATTTTCGAAGACCTTGTATCCCGGATCGAAACCAAGGCGGCTGGCATCGTCGTTGGCGATCCGCTTGAGGCGACAACCCATGTGGGCCCGTTGTGCACGGCGGCACAAGTGAACCGGATCACGGCAACGCTGGCAGATGCGACACGTGATGGGGCAACCATCCGCTTCGGCGGCAGCGCACCAGACAGGCCCGGCAACTACATGGCCCCCACCCTTGTCGAATGCCCAAGCCCCGACATCGCAACGCTCAAGACAGAGATGTTCGGTCCCGTCATGTCGCTGTTGCCCTTCGACACCGAAGACGAAGCCATCGCGCTTGCCAATGACAGCGATTTTGGCCTTGGCTCGGGCATCTTCACCCAGAACCTTGCGCGCGCGCATCGTGTGTCTGACAGGCTGCGTGCCGGGATTTGCTGGATCAACACGTATCGCGCCATTTCCCCGATCGCCCCCTTTGGCGGCTTCAACCAGTCGGGATACGGGCGCGAAGCCGGGATCGAGGCGATCCATGACTACACCAGGACCAAGACCACCTGGATCAACACGTCGGACACGCCCATGGCAAATCCGTTCGTGATGCGCTGATACTAGCTTTCCAAGTCGGCAATCGCGGCACGGATGGCAGCAGCGAGGGCCGGTTTGACGCGATCATACCGCGAACTGGGGACGGGCACAGACACCGAAAAGATGTCGCCCGCCTGGTCCATCACGGCAAATCCCATGGCGCAGATACCGTCAGTATGTTCGTTCTCGTCATGGGCAAGATCGCCCGCGCGGATCGCATCTATCTGTGCGACCATATCCGACAGCGGCGGCGCGTAGGCACCCCGGTCCCTGTGTTCGGCCCGGATCAGGGCGAGGGCCCGATCCCGCGTCATGCAGGCCAGCGCCGCGCGTCCGTTGGCAGTGGTCGTCAAGGGAAACCGTTCGCCGATATGCGAGACGGTACGCAACCTGTGACTGCCTTCGATCTGGTCCACGAACAGCATTCGCGCGCCTTCGAGGATGGCAAGGTCCACGGTCTCGCTCGTGGCTTCCGAAAGCCGCTCCATCACCGGGCGCAAACGGGCACGCATATCCGATGACACCGCCTGCGCAAGCGACTGGATTTCAGGCCCCAACCTGATTCCCCCGTCCCCGCGCCGTGTGGAAATAAACCCCTCGCCCACTAGCGCCGCAACGATCCGCTGTACCGTAGAGCGGGGCAGTTCCACGTGCTTGGCAATCTGCCCCAAGCTCAATCCGCCGGTCTCGCGCCCCAGAAGCCGCAGAATGTCAGCAGCGCGCGAAATCACCTGAATTCCTTGATTTTTAACTATTTCTTCGCGTTGCATTGAATTCCTCCCGCCCAGACTTGCCGACCATTTGATCAATCAAAACCTACTGGCCTACCGTTCCGCAAACAATCATTGACCGCCATTCGGTACATACGCACCATAATACAGGACAGC
This DNA window, taken from uncultured Tateyamaria sp., encodes the following:
- a CDS encoding alpha/beta hydrolase, translated to MTWTTRQRSDLGPLAAVVAGQGPDIVLLHGVGLRAEAWNAQIDALAGHCRVSAIDLPGHGRSVRLTAPSGVADYTDAVASCLAGPALIVGHSFGAMIALDMAARHPRRVLAVVALNAIKGRSPTAAQAVQSRAANLDGTTNPDPGPTLHRWFGATVSPERTACEAWLTQTDPAGYKSAYTVFANADGPTDADLRALGCPALFATGADEPNSTPAMSHHMAELAPHGRALIVAGAAHMMPVTHPGIVNDSLHRFASEVFG
- a CDS encoding LysR family transcriptional regulator, with product MAKSLPPLTWFRAFEAAARHLSFTAAGAEIGMTQSAVSQQIKALETRLGSTLFLRRPRGLSLTDDGRRLLPQVGAALETLSAATAGFEAGPRADLLTIAASVSVTQWMISPRLADFTSAHPNVRLRFLSTIWPDDFHAPRADVEIRFGSRKQVGQGAVELQPSGLVALKPPTLGGPLSTLPLIEAVGTSGGWSRWRDIVGDAGQPTLFVDSFGMALQLAARGHGVALVSEILASDALRTGMLERAHDARLPAQEGYFLWHANENSHAKAFADWVAGMR
- a CDS encoding amino acid synthesis family protein, with amino-acid sequence MQPNIRKLVTYEEEVLIEGFKRAADPWRLFAVAAVVENPWAGRFVEDLTPEIQAYGTILGALLTNRILGMAGGGDAIEAYGKAAVVGLDGEVEHASGLIHTLRFGNHFREAVGAKSYLAFTNTRGPANAPIMVPLMDKNDAGRRSHYLTIQFAIPDAPRAEEVVVVLGAATGGRPHHRIGDRYQDLKDLGHDVDNPAAV
- a CDS encoding IclR family transcriptional regulator translates to MISRAADILRLLGRETGGLSLGQIAKHVELPRSTVQRIVAALVGEGFISTRRGDGGIRLGPEIQSLAQAVSSDMRARLRPVMERLSEATSETVDLAILEGARMLFVDQIEGSHRLRTVSHIGERFPLTTTANGRAALACMTRDRALALIRAEHRDRGAYAPPLSDMVAQIDAIRAGDLAHDENEHTDGICAMGFAVMDQAGDIFSVSVPVPSSRYDRVKPALAAAIRAAIADLES
- a CDS encoding LLM class flavin-dependent oxidoreductase, coding for MEFSLFAHMERLTPDQPHDVLHKEFIQLCKMADEGGMRAIWTGEHHGMEFTIAPNPFLTLVDLAHQTKNVRLGTGTIVAPFWHPIKLAGEAASTDVITGGRIELGIARGAYSYEYERMVPGMDAWEAGQRMRETVPLLRALWAGDCAHEGEFFQFPATTSAPKPAQPDGPPIWIAARDPNSHEFGVHNGFNVQVTPLWQGLEEIETLMGRFNDACASHDGPRPKIMLLHHTYVGSDAADVGLAAQQLSRFYCYFGAWFQNTRPVEQGLIAELSDAELAANKMMSPKNMHRDLTIGTVQEVIDQIKRYEDLGYDEYSFWIDSGMSFERKRASLARFIDDVMPAFQ
- a CDS encoding aldehyde dehydrogenase; this encodes MTQHYQLFIDGTWRDGAAGQVMATQNPATGKDWATFACAAPQDVDTAIAAATRVLNDPAWRDLSQTQRGKLLYRLADLIEKHADHLGRIETTDSGKLLAETSAQTAYVADYYRYYAGLADKIEGAVLPIDKPDMHVFTRRAPIGVVAAIVPWNAQMFLTATKLGPALAAGCAVVLKASEIAPAPMFEFAKLIEDAGFPPGVVSVITGDAENCAIPLTRHPDVDRIAFTGGPDTARHVVRNSAENFAVTTLELGGKSPILVFDDADLDGAANGLIAGNFGASGQSCVAGSRGLVQRTIFEDLVSRIETKAAGIVVGDPLEATTHVGPLCTAAQVNRITATLADATRDGATIRFGGSAPDRPGNYMAPTLVECPSPDIATLKTEMFGPVMSLLPFDTEDEAIALANDSDFGLGSGIFTQNLARAHRVSDRLRAGICWINTYRAISPIAPFGGFNQSGYGREAGIEAIHDYTRTKTTWINTSDTPMANPFVMR